tggctcagcctccTTTGactcagcgccgacaccatgttcttcccgtcgtcagtcaccatggttccgattttgagttgtcgcggagaaagccaggattggatttcttgatgaaggacacggagcagttcctcacctgtgtgactccattcgcctaggcaaatgaggtgcagaacagcatgacactgcagtgccctgcacatgtggtatgctggaggggcactgtgaattgtccctgcagtggaggctgaggacatggtggaggatgaggagacagaggtggacattgtcgcaggaccaacagcgtgagtgtggctgtgcaggaaccacattcacccagtgggccataaaggacatgtattgtccatgaccgtagttacagctccacacgtctgcATATACTTTGGCATACagcgacaggctcaaggactggcccaccttctgttctacatgtgtgtgcagggctggtttccagctccaccacttggaaagggagggactgcagcaccagcaacttggacaggagcacattcagcttctgcgccgttggatgagtgcacgcatactgttgtctcttggcaatcgcttcggtgatcaattgttgacggaatgactgacaaagagtaggaaaggaggagcaggagcatcaggaccagcagatgatgggaaggacagacagctccctgcggctgaggtggtggagccttgactgccttaaactgggtgcgtgccactgggtgatgcagcggttgctgctgcaggctggaccaccacatcggagccacggttctcccaggccactttatggtgacgctgcatatgttgactcagggctgtggtgccaacattggcactctggccacacttcaccttttgcccacagattctacatatcaccatgttcacctcctcccgtggcttaacaaaaaaactgccacaccgctgagtacgtgattttacccccaacactacacactgactgactgctacagtcCGCTGCCTCTGTcaacccgtgcaccactactttccaggcacgtaggctcctgcgaagcgggtggtctaccccgggcacgtttggctaccgacctcccactgctgccaccctgctgattcctgggcacgttagcgacttgctggctctgccgctgcctcaccctcttctcccgatgatgatgataaATTCCCTAATTCactcggctcccaagtgcgatcagctacatcatcatcatcgagtactgtctgcacgtcactgatgtcctcctcaacggtctgtGGATCAGGAGCcttaccgctcgcaacaccacctcccacaccactctcctcatcaataattgcactccacaaaagggctatagaacatataactgcactgctgaatggcaaatatatttttcttttttccacttatagacTCTACAAAAGGgttatagaacatataactgcaccgcttaacagcaaatatatttttgttttgccactaatacaccacaaaagggcttaagaacatataactgcaccgctgaacggcaaatacatattttttttgtgcaactaatacacaccaaaaagggctttaatttttgcacttcaccacacaacggctaataagccctttttcccactaatacacgccaaaaaatgctttagaacatataactgcaccgcgcaagggcaaataagacagaaatatttccttgtaataaaccctggtaatggctgtatcacacagcacttgcacctcactaacaagaactgtttgctggaattacagagctgtataatggcaatccgcagtcagtgcagcaaggtgtagtaGGATTGttgctattacccaggctgtaatctcccctactgaaccctgttcaacataaatgctgtggaatgattcctccctatcctttccctgcaccttgaataatctttctctgtacttgtaaatcgtttttgttagcacaatgaagtctttcctagcactgtccctagcgcctgctgatgtctctccctgcacttacgctggaaaatggcagaatccaagatggctgaggctatttatagggctgtgacatcacagggctggcaggctgctgattggctgcatgcatggcattataggtgatcccgcgttcccagagttccttgctccatgtcctcacacgttcagcagccattttaggaaaaaatgtgattcgttaccacattCAAATTcgatgcaaatcaaatttttcctgaaattctgattaaattccacttcgtcaacttcgattcgctcatctctagcgagGACATAAGTGGAAAATATGGAGGTCAACAGTGTTAGATAATCTCAGAAGGACAAATTTGCTAAACAGTGTTTAATTGGTATTCTCCACGATAAATTACTGACATGTTTCAATGTAAGGGAAggagggaaaaaaggaaaaatcaagatatattgtaaaaaataactaatttttaaaattttctgtcAAAACTTTGGTAAAAGTAATATCCGTGAAACTGCTTTCTcaaacaaaaaattataatagaTAATAGGGGAAAAAACTATTTATGCCATGTAAAATAATTTTGtttaaaattaaatatttctatatttttagttgtttttaatttaattaaattCTCCAATTCATCTCTATAAAAAGACTTttggtaaaaataataaaaagtaaaaaaaaaaaggctaaaaaataaaataaaataaaataaaacataccaTACCGTGCCTTTGTTGGTAAATTCAACTAATGTCAAGACAATTCTTTAATCATTTAATCTTTAACCTGAATCTGTACTGGCTTTGGAAAATTGGTAGAAGTTTGAAGAAAAATGTTGACTATAAAAGAATTTTCTATCTCACTAATAATTAAATTGATATATACTTTTAGACGTGGGAGTAAAGATGAGCAGAAACAAAATTTGactttttcaaaaaattcagATTAGTTAGAAGAGATTCGAGATTCGATTTTGCAGATCTTTTGAGGAGTTCCATGAATTAAAAGTGATTTTGTTTCAGGTAGAATCAAATGAAGGTCTTGTAGAAAACCCTGgtaggtaattttttttataaaatggcacaatgtcaatttttttaactttttacttCCATCATCAACACTTCTAGAAGTATGAAGAGTTGAGACTTTAAATATGGTCTTAGGAGGATCTCCATTCCCAGCTGGTTGTCTAATTTAAAGTTTCATTAGAGATCATTTTAATGTCCCAGTTCCAATAAATGAACATAATGTCTAATTTATGTTGTGCATTGCAGTTTGTCAAGGGTTTCGCAAGCATGCTCCAAAATTGTATTGAATTTCATTAGAAATTGGAGTCTTCAACTAAAGTCAAGCTAATCAACACCTTAATGCAaatgtaaggcctagttcacactttagtGTTTTGGTCAGTACTTCACATCAGTGATAGTGacccaaaaccagaagtgaagcctacaagagataaggtataagaggaagatctgcacttgttctgtgtttttgacctgcacctagttttggctcacaatcactgatggaagttactgaccaaatcactgaaaGGTGTACTAGGCCTAAGGTTGGATACACCTGTATAGTGTGTGCACCCTGGGGTACAGTTACCAGAAGCTGACAACCTAGACTCCAAACCAGTGTTGCTCAGTCAAAATTGACCTGCACCTACTAAAAACATTGCATTAGGACGTTGTGAGTGCAATAGAGTGACTTCGAAGTCACGCCCAAATGGagttgtcttctgctggatctTTTGGTACTCTAATAGGTCAGTTGACTTGAATTTAGTTTTTGTGTTGAGCTCACAGCTGTGAGGGaactcctgttttgtttttttttaaaccatatttTATTCAGTTTGGCCTTCAGCCTGGAAAGATATAAAACACATTTGTCCAATATCATAAAAGCATATTCCGCATTACATTGTCAAGTGTTACAATGGACAACTTTCCAGTCGTATCATAGCCATCATAATATCTACCCAATATCTAGCCAtcataacacctccctgtgtggatttgctaaaaaaaacaacaacgaaTCATCTGCGTATAATGCATGTTTTATCTCCTTGGAGCCTACCTTTATCCCTTCTACTTCCCTGGTGTTACTTAGGTATCGAGACAGAGGTTCTAAGGCAATGTTGAATAATAacggtgaaagtggacatccttgtCTCGTTCCTTTACCTATAGGAAAAGCAGGTGAAAGATAGCCTGGGGTTCGCATATAATACCCGTAAGTAGGACCTAAAATTTCCTATTAACCCTATCTTATCCAAGACTCTATCCATCCACCCCCAGCTCACATTGTtaaacgctttctcagcgtctATCGCCAACAGGGCTGGGGATGGATGCAGATCCGGCTTCATCTTGATCTCGTCTAACCCCGCCAAGACCCTTCGGATGTTCGTAACCGCAGAGCTGCCTTTTACAAAGCCCACTTTGGAGTCTGAAATGATTTTGGGGAGTATGTTCCAAAGTCTCTCTGCTAATATCTTTGAAAGGATCTTGATGTCGGTATTAATTAACGATATTGGCCGGTATGAAGCGGcctgcaatgttttttttcctgGTTTTGGGATTAGTTTTATATGGGCCGTGTTAGACACCTCCGGAAACGGGAGGCAAGACATATGAGAGTTATATACTTTTGTTAAAAGTGGCGTTGTTCTTTCCCCTAAGATTTTAAAGAATTCCCCAGTATACCTGTCTGGTCCCGGGGCCTTCACTAACTTTAGACCTGATATTATTGACTGAACTTCCTGTGTTGTTATCGGGGCGTTAAGAGAGGCTAAATCCTCTGAGGAGATATGCGGTAAACTTATGGAGCTTAGCCAATTATTCCCACTCTCCACGTTCTCCTTCTTAAATTTATACAGATCACTATAGAATTCCCTAATTATCTCATTTATATCTCTGGGATCATGTTTTAATGGTCCCTTTTTATCTTTTAAGGCCAAAATCGGGGTAGGGTGATAGAAACCCTTCGCTAAGCTAGCCAATAATTTCCCGGCTTTATTGCCAAATTTGTACAGTTGTGCGTCCGCTCTGGATCTGTACAGTAACTCCTTCTTTTGTAACCAATATTTATATTCCAGCTTCTCTCTCTTCCACGTATTCTCTGTCGCGTCTGACGGGCTTGTTGTAAAAGCTAGATATGCCTTTCTAAGTTTTAACCCGTGTGTTTCAATTTCAGctgttattttctttttaagtCCCGCCACATGAGAGATCAGTCTCCCCCTCAGCACCGCTTTTCCAGCATCCCACGTCAACTGGGCATTATCAGGCAGATCCTTAGTGCTAATGTATTCATCCCACCAACCCATCAGTAACTTATGGAAATCCGCATTATCATATAGATCTGATGGGAAGCGCCAAATATAATCTGGGCCTCTCGGTGTATAATCTTGTAACCATACTGTAACCGGTGCGTGATCTGAGATCACTAAATCCCCTATAGTGGAGGATCTGCATCTCCCAAATAAGTAATCTATGCGAGACCATGATTTGTGCACTAGCGAGTAATGCGTAAAATCACGCCCCTCCGGGTGTAGTGTCCTCCAAGTATCCACCAAGTTTAAAGTTGACATTAGGTCCTGTAGTATATGGACATTGCTGGTGGATTGGATCCTCTGTCTGTTCTTCTATCCTCTCCCCAATCCGCTACTACATTCATATCCCCCCTACTATCTTATCTGCTATCTGGTCTCCTAACAACCTCCCTGAGACTGTTTTATAGAATTTTTCGCAGGAATCATTTGGGCCATAGATATTGTACACACTCAATGTCTTCCCTGCAGATTGCATAGTGACCTGGATAATCCTACCCTCGTCATCACAAGAATGTGAGGACACCAGATAGTTGAGATTTTTCCTTATCAATATCAATTCGCCAGCCCTTCGTTTGAGTGCTTTTGATCCATATACTTCTCCCACCCAAAGTTTCCTCATCCTCGGGAAGTCATCCTCCCCCAGGTGAGTTTCCTGGAGAAGGGCGACGTCTGCTCCCAATCTATTGAGATGTCAGAGCACCATTAGACGTTTCTGGGGGGCCCTGAGTCCCTTCACATTCCAGGAAATAATCCTAACCATTATCTAATAATGTAAGGTTTGTCAGCCCAGTCTCCCTGGGCTTGGCACATGATAAAACCATAGTGAAGTTGTATATCAACAGTAAACCTCTCCCCCCCTCCACCCTTAACTTGTAAAACAATCCTAACTTCTAAACTGAACATCGCTAGATATCCCTCATTATCTAAACTTCCATATCTCCTGACTTTTCTTCTACCCAACATAGCAAGGTAAGTATGAATTATACCATACAAATAATGATCACTGGAATATATTGATCGATAGGTCAATAAACTGCTGAAACAAACAAATTAGTCATAGATTCAGTGTCCCGTAGCTGTCAGAGGATAATACAGTGGTGTCTTGCATAATCTGGCCCACTACGAGCAATGTGAGTATGACCCACTTAGGAATCTACAGCAGATATAACCCTGTCTTGCACCACTCTGTTCGTAACATCACATTAAAATGATAATGGCACCTAGCAACAAaactagaaaacatttccatatTTAGGGCATCCACAGCACTAAAGGATATTTCAGGAACACCCTGTGGAGCTGAATCAGGTCTCTTGTCTAGAATGCACTCTTTGACGCTGCTCTTTCGGATGCGACGGATTCCGCATGTCCGCCGGAGGAGAGTTCCATGATGGCGAATGCTTTCGACGTGCAGCGTTGTCTAATTGATCCGCTTTGTTGTTTCTGCTTGACTCTTCTTGTAGATCCTTGGCCTCTTCTGGGCAGGTGTAGATGTCGACTTGACCATCTGTACGAAAAACCTTTAAGGTTGCTGGGTACATTAGAGCTAATTTTCTTTTCTGTTGGAATAACATCGAACATATCTGTGAGAAAGCTCTGCGCCGTCTCGTGACCTCGGCTGAAAAGTCGCCGAAAATTAGTATGCGATGGCCCTTTATTTCAAGGTCTCTGGATCTGCTTTTATAAAAACGTAGTATTTCAGACTTATCAAAATAGTCCAGATATCTCACTGGATGGTATTTGTTGGCATACTGGcaccggaataataaaggcttccatcttattggtattaagTTACTCATCTTAGTTTATAGCTGATGTGGGATTAAGTAAAATTGACACAGCATaaatctccctgcagtctcccagtactgtccctgcactctccctgcagtctccctgtactgtccctgcactctccctattctctccctgcagtctcccagtactgtccctgcactctccctattctctccctgcagtctccctgtactgtccctgcactctccctattctctccctgcagtctccctgtactgtccctgcactctccctgcagtctcccagtactgtccctgcactctccctgcagtctcccagtactgtccctgcactctccctattctctccctgcagtctcccagtgctgtccctgcactctccctattctctccctgcagtctccctgtactgtccctgcactctccctattctctccctgcagtctccctgtactgtccctgcactctccctgtactgtccctgcagtctccctgcacgcTTGGAAACACTGTCCCgagcgcatgagcacttgccatgtctctccttatgctcagctcaccatcaggagaacaggaaaaaaaactgatcctgtaaaaaactgatccttaaaaaaaaggattctgtaaaaacaaaaaactaaaacagatcctgtaaaaaaacggatccttcgAAAATGGATTCcgtaaaaaaaaggatcctgtgcattttttagacagaaaaaaagtacattttccatctaaaataaagGATCTCTGATGGAAATGACTCAAATGGATGTCAAATGTGCAACATCATTAGAATGGAAAATGAAACGGTGATGTGGACTCTCCCTAACAGACATTGATTAGGGCTATTTACTTGCTTCAGCCCCAAATGCACCAGTAATAAATAATCCAAGCAAACAGATATCTGTTCCattaataataatttcattagAGGAACTTctcaaacgaaaaaaaaaaatacatgataaGAATAGTTAACCAATGATCTGTCAGATGAACAGCTTCAAAGAGTGAAATGCAGGGATTTTGTCCATTCAATAAATCAATCTCTGCATTTCATActttgaagctttttttttttttttatggttatcCATTCTTTTCAtttaatttccctttttttttttcatttgaggAGGGGTTCCTGTAACAAAATCTTCTATTGGATCAAATATCTGACTGACCATTTTTGAATAACCAAATTTATATACTTTCTATTATGTTTTATTACTTAAAAATGcccttaatatttttttattgtttttgttttttcttttctgtttttaCCACAGTTTCCCCCAATCTGAAACTGACTTGTCTGAGCTGCTCTAATTATCACTGTTTGGTAGTGTATGGAAAACGGCATTATCATCTGCCAATACACTACTCGCAGTGTTGGGGGCTTTTTTTGTAGTGTAAAAATCCCGTCAAAAAACAAGCCATAGATTTTGCTCCTTCTCCAGGCTTTCTGGCCTCCATGATAACTAAGCAGATTGTTGGCGGATCAAGAACATGTAAATCAGCTTTGGTaaatgttgagtgaatcaaagtgtcTAAAGCGGACttaaatccgaatttcaggacaaattcgattcaccgcaaagccaaattttcttgtgtttcgtggtaacgaataaattttccctaaaatggcggtaaaactgtaaaaaaaaaatcatacttatctcatccatttgcgcatgaagaggccgcagtggccaccttgcttgaagatcccgtgcaaaatcttgtgcgtggtgatgtatgacgtgATGGCGTCATCACGCACCGCACGAGATttcgcactggatcttcaagcaagatggccgtgtctgcctctttgtgctcaaatggatgagataagtGCAATGTAATTTTTCTATCAACCCCTGAAATGCCTTAATATTCAtcttagatgccgcgatcagcaataaacgcggcatctgaggggttcaatgatggtaCCCAGTTCATTGTACCCGCTATTTACAAAGAACTGTGCTTATTGACTAAGTAATTTGTTACAAAGCAAAtttgttttgtaaaattcagcaaagcagccgaatcgaacttttgagaacttcgcttatctctagcTGTGGCAGTAGCTAATTAGGCAGAAAGTAAATCGGGTTTGTCTTAGTTCCTGCATCTAAGTCCACTAGCAAAGAGAGACGTTTTGATGAATTTGCCTCAAGCACTGCTAACTTAAAGGCAAACTTCATATTGTCCTTAGATGATAAATTAGGGCCTTGGTTTACAAAAAGTACCTGACGAAGAAGGCTTTCGGCCCTCGAAACttgctgccaaataaaaaataccttATGTTTTATACTTACCTGTCCATGAGGCCTTCTCTGGAGAGTGTGCCGTGGAACTAGTCCTGTTTCTTCTGTTCATCCTCTGCGTGTACATCGCAGAGTCGGCAGGGGACCCAGGCTGCCACCCAGTCACACCTCttactatggcctcatgcacacgactgttgttgtgttccgttccgcaaaatggggttctgttgttccgtgatccgtttccatttttgtttccttgtgtcttgctTTATTTTTGGTGGACCaccagaaggtaaaaaaaaggttAAGACAGGTTTGcctgcaaatgataggaataaaacggacgcggatgacaatcttgtgtgcctccgtgttttttagtgGTCCCATTACTTGAACCATTTTCCGCgtaaataataggacaggttatatttttttgacggactggaaccacggatcacggacgcagatggcaaacggtgcattagctgaggacccattaaaaatcaatgggtccgcaagcaATCATGAAAAAcggcgcaacggacacggaataaaacggtTCCTTGATAAGAACTTAGTGATTCTCCCATTAAAatttaatgcaaaaataaatataattaaaaaaagaaaaaactaaacaaaaatcaaATCACTCTCCTTTCTGTATTTTAAAACATGTAGTGGAAAGAAAATCTAAATGgcagattcaccatttttttgtagcttcatctccccccaaaaaatgaaatacaaagtgatcaaaaagtgatacACACCCCTAAAATAGTATAAATTAGAAATACAGATCACCCTCcaaaaaatgagtcctcacacagctctatAGACATACGTATAAAAAGCTATATTACTTTAGATATTTTTACATCAAAGATTTAAAGGTCAAGCTTCAAGACTGTAGTACAGTTTTTAATAGTCCATCAATGATAATTCAATCAAACATCTAATTGGCATCAAAGTCAGGCTTCATTGCCCATGGCTTTTCTGATGGCTTCTTTAATATCCTTGTTCCTAACACTGTAGATTATGGGATTTAACATTGGAGTCACAACTGTGTAGAGGATGGTCACCACTCTGTCTTGCTCTGCAGAAGATGCAGATCTAGGGTGGAGATGCATAAACATGATGGTACAATAGTAGAGACATACAACTAGTATGTGGGAACCACATGTTGAGAACACCTTTTTCCGCTCCTTATTAGTACGGATCTT
This region of Bufo gargarizans isolate SCDJY-AF-19 chromosome 11, ASM1485885v1, whole genome shotgun sequence genomic DNA includes:
- the LOC122921399 gene encoding olfactory receptor 1020-like, which produces MLDNAVDNGNQTLVRTFILLRVSDIFYLQIVFFLMFSMMYVIILSGNVLLITVVTLNRRLHTPMYFFLSNLSMIDICFSSTVVPKILSNTISKDRSISFVGCATQMYFHMAIGGTECLLLAVMAYDRYTAICNPLHYRAIMDWRLCIGLVTGCWIISFINSFILTFLTFQLQFCKSNLLNHFFCEMPPLFRLSSQDIWFNELAEYISGAIVVLGSFLLIILSYLCITITVLKIRTNKERKKVFSTCGSHILVVCLYYCTIMFMHLHPRSASSAEQDRVVTILYTVVTPMLNPIIYSVRNKDIKEAIRKLLYRSRADAQLYKFGNKAGKLLASLAKGFYHPTPILALKDKKGPLKHDPRDINEIIREFYSDLYKFKKENVESGNNWLSSISLPHISSEDLASLNAPITTQEVQSIISGLKLVKAPGPDRLKAKLNKIWFKKKQNRSSLTAVSSTQKLNSSQLTY